CGGTACGAATACCGCGCACAGTACCAGGGCGGTGGCGATGATCGGGCCGGTCACCTCGCTCATGGCTTTTTGCGTGGCCTCCATGGGCTGCAGGCCCAGGCCGATGTTGCGCTCGACGTTCTCCACCACGACGATCGCGTCGTCCACCACGATCCCGATCGCCAGGACCAGGCCGAATAGCGACAAGGCGTTGAGCGAGAAGCCGAACAGATGCATCACCGCGAAGGTACCGATCAGCGAGACCGGTACGGCCATCAGCGGGATGATCGAGGCGCGCCAGGTCTGCAGGAACAGGATCACGACCAGCACGACCAGCACCAGGGCTTCGAACAGGGTGTGCACTACCGCTTCGATCGAGCCGCGGACGAACACGGTCGGGTCATAGACGATGCTGTAGTCCATCCCTTCCGGGAAGTCCTTCTTCAGCTCGGCCATCTTCGCCCGCACTTCGTCGGAGATCTCGATGGCGTTGGAGCCAGGGCGCTGGAAGATCGGGATCGCTACCGCCGGCTGGTTGTTCAGCAGCGAGCGGAGGGCGTACTGGCTGGAGCCCAGCTCGACGCGTGCAATGTCTTTCAGGCGGGTGATCTCGCCGTCGGCGCCGGCGCGGATGATGATGTTCTCGAACTCTTCCTCGCTGACCAGACGGCCCTGGGTGTTGATCGACAACTGGAAGCTGGTCGAGCCGGGGGCGGGCGGTGCGCCCAACTGACCGGCAGCGACCTGGCGGTTCTGTTCGCGGATCGCCGCGACCACGTCGCTGGCAGTCAGGTTGCGCGAGGCGGTCTTGTTCGGGTCCAGCCACACACGCAGGGAGTAGTCGCCCATGCCGAACAGCTGCACGTCACCGACACCGCCCAGGCGCGCCAGCTCATCCTTGATGTTGAGGATGGCGTAGTTGGACAGGTAGAGCATGTCGTAGCGCTGGTCCGGCGAGGTCAGGTGCACGACCATGGTCAGGTCGGGCGAGGCCTTGTCGACGGTGATACCGATGCGCGTCACTTCCTCGGGCAGCTTGGGCTGGGTCCGGGTCACGCGGTTCTGTACCTGCACCTGCGCGTTGTCCAGGTCGGTGCCCAGGGCGAAGGTGATGGTCAGGGTCAGCTTGCCATCGGCGGTGGACTGCGAGGACATGTAGAGCATGTTCTCGACACCGGTAATGGCTTGTTCAAGCGGTGCGGCGACGGTTTCGCCGATCACCTTGGGGTTGGCGCCCGGGAAGTTGGCGCGCACGACCACGGTCGGTGGCACGACTTCAGGGTATTCGCTGATCGGCAACTGGAACAGCGAGATGCCACCGGCGATCAGCAGCACGAGCGAGAGCACGGCGGCGAAGATCGGGCGGGTGATGAAGAATTTCGAGAAGTTCATCGATGTTGTCCCTTAACCGCGCGGTGCCTGGGCACTGGCGACTTTCACATTCGAACCTGCCACCGCCGGTGCCGGATTGCTGGCTTCCAGCGCCTGACGCTGACGGGCGAGGGTGGCGAGGGTTTCTTCACTGGCCATTGGGGTTTCCTCCGGGGTGACCGGCGAGCCTGGGCGCACACGCTGCAGGCCCTTGACCACGATGCGGTCGTCCTTGCTCAGGCCGTTGCGCACGATACGCAGGCCTTCGAGCTTCGGACCCAATTCCACCGCGCGGTAGGCGGCCTTGTTGTCCTTGTCCATGACCAGCACGAACTTCTTGCCAAGGTCGGTGCCGACCGCTTCGTCATTGATCAGCACGGCGTCGTACTTGGCGCTGCCGACCAGTTTCAGGCGGGCGTAGAGGCCTGGGGTGAATTGGCCATCGCGGTTGTCGAACACGGCGCGACCACGGATGGTGCCGGTGCGCGGGTTGACCTGGTTGTCGACGAAGTTCATCTGGCCCAGGTGCGGGTTGCCGGTCTCGTTGGTCAGGCCCAGGTACACCGGGGTGGTCTGGCCGCGCTGGCCCTGGCGGGCAAGCTGGGTGTACTTGAGGTACACGCGCTCGTCGGCGTCGAAGTAGGCGTAGACCTTGTCGGTGGAGACCACGCTGGTCAGCGGGGTGACGTCGGCGGTGACGATGTTGCCAGCGGTGAAGTCGGCACGGCTGACGCGGCCACTGATCGGCGAGGTGACGCGGGTGAAGCTCAGGTTCAGGCGGGCCAGGTCGAGCTGGGCCTGGATCGCATCCACCCCGGCGCGGGCCTCGGCGGCGGCGCTGGTGCGCGATTCGGCAAGCTCGGCGGAGATGGCGTTGCTGTCGCGCAGGCGCTCGCCACGGCGGGCTTCGTTGGCGCTGCGGATGGCGGTGGCCTTGGCCTGTTGCAATTGGGCTTCGAGGCGACGGACTTCAGCCTGGAACGGGCGCGGGTCGATCTGGAACAGCAGGTCGCCTTTCTTGACCTGGGCGCCTTCGGTGAAGGCCACCAGGTCGATCTGGCCGGAGACGCGCGGGCGGACTTCCACGGTTTCCGGGGCTTCCAGGCGTCCGGTGAACTCATCCCATTCGTTGATCGGCTGCT
The Pseudomonas putida genome window above contains:
- the mexE gene encoding multidrug efflux RND transporter periplasmic adaptor subunit MexE, which translates into the protein MEYSFKALRYPLAALAVAVISACGKTPDAMQAPAAPKVSVAKVIEQPINEWDEFTGRLEAPETVEVRPRVSGQIDLVAFTEGAQVKKGDLLFQIDPRPFQAEVRRLEAQLQQAKATAIRSANEARRGERLRDSNAISAELAESRTSAAAEARAGVDAIQAQLDLARLNLSFTRVTSPISGRVSRADFTAGNIVTADVTPLTSVVSTDKVYAYFDADERVYLKYTQLARQGQRGQTTPVYLGLTNETGNPHLGQMNFVDNQVNPRTGTIRGRAVFDNRDGQFTPGLYARLKLVGSAKYDAVLINDEAVGTDLGKKFVLVMDKDNKAAYRAVELGPKLEGLRIVRNGLSKDDRIVVKGLQRVRPGSPVTPEETPMASEETLATLARQRQALEASNPAPAVAGSNVKVASAQAPRG